The window CCGCACGGCCGGCTCCTTCGAGGTCGACGCGGCAAGCTTCGACCGCAGCCACGGCGGCGAGGTGATCCTGGCCGAACCGCGCCTGGGGCAATCCGGGCTTCGCGGCCTGGCCATGATCGCCCGGCACCACGGCCTGCCCCTTTCCCACGACGGGCTGGGGCACGCCCACGGATTCACCGGAACCGAGCCGGACCCGCGGGCGCTTGTGGCCATCGCCGTCAAGGAAGGCCTCAAGGCCGAGCTGCGCACCCTCTCCCCGGACGAATTGCTCGAACTCGGCGGCGCGTTCCCGCTTTTGGCCGTGCGGCGCGACGGGGCCATGCTGGTGGTGGCCGGCTGTCGGCGCGACGCCTCGGGCGTCCTGGTGGACGTGGTCGATCCCGCGCGGCTGCCGGTCGCGCGGGAGGCCGTGCCGCTTGGCCGCTTTGCCGAGGACTGCGACGGCCGGGTCATTCTCGTCAAACGCGCCCACAAGCTCACCGACGAAAACCAGCCCTTCGGCTTCGGCTGGTTCGTGCCGGAAATCCTGCGCCAGCGAAAGGAATTCATCGACGCCGTGGTCGCGGCGGTCATGCTGTACGTCTTGGCGCTGGCCATGCCGATCTATTTTCAGATCGTCATCGACAAGGTGCTCACCCACCGGGGCATGGCCACGCTGCAAGTCCTCAGCCTCGGCATGCTGGCGGCACTGACCTTCGAGGCGGGGTTCACCTATCTGCGCGGCATTCTGGTGCTCCATGCGGCGGCGCGCATCGACGTGCGGGTGGCCTCGCGCACTTTTTCCAAGCTCACCTCCCTGCCGCTGCGGTTTTTCGGACAGAGCCGGGTGGGCGTGCTCATCCAGCACATGCAGCAGGCCGACAAGATTCGGGAATTTTTAAGCGGCAAGCTCTTTTTCACCCTGCTCGACGCGCTGGCCCTGGTCGTCTTCATCCCGGTCCTTTTTTTCTACAGCGTGGAGCTCACCTTCCTGGTCCTGGGACTCAGCGTGGCGCTCGGCATCTTCCTGGCCGTGGTCATCCCCGTGCTGCGCCGCCGGCTGCTCACGCTTTATAAAGCCGAGGGCGAGAGGCAATCGTTTCTGGTGGAGACGATCCGGGGCATGGAAACGGTCAAGGCGCTCTCGCTCGAACCGACGCGCCGCCGGGACTTCGAGAACGTGGCGGCGCGGGCGGTGTCCATGCGCTTCACCGTGGGCCGCATCGGCAACGCGGCCACGGCCGGGGTCGGATTCCTGGAAAAGGTCATGACGCTGTGCATTCCCTGGATCGGCGTCTATCTCGTCTTCGACGGCAGCCTTACGGTCGGGGCGCTCATCGCCTTCCAGATGCTTTCCGGCCGCGTCACCCAGCCGCTGGTGCAGATCGTCTCCCTGCTCCAGGAGTACCAGGAAAAGGGGCTGGCCGTGCGCATGCTGGCCGCCATCATGAACGAGCCGCCGGAACGGACCGGCTCGGGCGAGGGAGTGCGGCCGCGCCTTGCCGGCGAGGTGGTATTCGACGCCGTGACCTTCCGCTACGGCTTCGACGCCACCGCGCCGGCCGCGCTTTCCAATGTCAGCGTGCGCTTTCCGGCCGGGCGGATGATCGGCGTGGCCGGGCGCAGCGGCTCGGGCAAATCGACGTTGGCCCGGCTGATCCAGGGACTTTACGCGCCGAGCGAAGGCGGCATCCGCCTGGACGGCCACGACATGCGCGAGCTCGACCTGGCCCACGCGCGCCGGCAGATCGGGGTGGTGCTCCAGGACAGCTTTCTTTTCACGGGCACGGTGCGGGACAACATCGCCATGGCCAGGCCCGCGGCCACCATGGACGAGGTGGTCTGGGCGGCGCGGCTTTCCGGGGCCGAGGAATTCATCCGTAAGCTCCCGCGCGGCTACGACACCGACCTCGAGGAAAACGGCACCAACCTGTCCGGCGGCCAGAAGCAGCGGCTGGCCATCGCCCGGGCGCTCCTGACCAACCCGCGCATCCTGATCCTCGACGAGGCGACATCCGCCCTGGACGCGGAATCGGAAGCCATCGTGCAGGACAACATGGCCCGCATCGGCCGCGACCGCACCACCATCATCATCAGCCACCGGCTTTCGATGCTGGCCGGGGCGGATGCCATCTTGGTGCTCGACGCGGGCAAGGCGGCCGATTATGGAACCCACGGCGAGCTGCTTTCCCGGTGCGCCATCTACCGCGACCTGTGGAACAGCCAGAACCGGCATGTGATGCACATGCCCGCCACCAACTAACACGCCCCCCTTAAAAGTTTCTGGGGGGAGGGGCGCGGGGAGGGAGACCTCTTTTCAAAGAGGTCCCCTCCCCGCTCTCCTGGAGTAGTATCCATGTCCATAGCCATCATCGGCGGCGGGCTGGCCGGGTGCGAGTGCGCGTTGGCGCTCGCCCGGGCCGGCGTCGCGTCCACGATTTTCGAATGCAAGCCGGCGCATTTCTCTCCGGCCCATGTGAGCCCCGGCCTAGCCGAGCTGGTCTGTTCCAATTCCTTGCGCTCCGACGAGCCGGTCACGGCCGTCGGGCTGCTCAAGGTCGAGATGGCGACCCTCGGCAGCGCCGTGATCGAGGCGGCGCGCGAGACGGCCGTGCCGGCGGGCAAGGCGCTGGCCGTGGACCGGGAGAAGTTCTCGGCGGCCATGACCGCGCGCATCGAAAACGAGCCGTTGGTGACGCTCACGCGCCGCGAGATCATGAGCCTGTCCGATCCGGCCCTGACCGGATTCGAGACGGTGGTGGTGGCGGCCGGCCCCCTGGCCACGGATCGGCTGGCCACAAGCCTTTGCGAAACCATCGGCCAGGAGAGCCTGTATTTCTACGACGCCATCGCGCCCATCGTGACCACCGAGTCCGTGGACATGGAGCAGGCGTTTTGGCAGTCGCGCTGGCAGGAGGGCGAAGGGGACTACTGCAACTGCCCCCTCGACGAGGCCCAGTACAAGGCGTTCGTGGCCGAGCTCGTGGCCGCGCGCAAGGTGCCGAGCCGCGAATTCGAAAAGGAGCTGCATTTCGAGGGCTGCCTGCCCATCGAGGCCATGGCCGAGCGCGGCGAGCGCACGCTGGCTTTCGGCCCCATGAAGCCGATCGGGCTGACCGACCCGAAAACGGGCCGGCGGCCGTATGCCGTGGTGCAGTTGCGCCCGGAAAACGTGGCCAAGAGCACGCTGAACCTGGTCGGGTTCCAGACCAAGCTGGTCTACGGCGAGCAGGAGCGGATATTCCGCATGATCCCGGCGCTCCATGC of the Solidesulfovibrio fructosivorans JJ] genome contains:
- a CDS encoding ABC transporter transmembrane domain-containing protein — protein: MQTALTCLRAVADAYGLPFDAAGAADRFGLGDAEPGTDTLLAMAATVGLAARAARMDVAEMAALGRFPVIARLVNGNSVVVLGVRGGEDGPLVRVADPLARTAGSFEVDAASFDRSHGGEVILAEPRLGQSGLRGLAMIARHHGLPLSHDGLGHAHGFTGTEPDPRALVAIAVKEGLKAELRTLSPDELLELGGAFPLLAVRRDGAMLVVAGCRRDASGVLVDVVDPARLPVAREAVPLGRFAEDCDGRVILVKRAHKLTDENQPFGFGWFVPEILRQRKEFIDAVVAAVMLYVLALAMPIYFQIVIDKVLTHRGMATLQVLSLGMLAALTFEAGFTYLRGILVLHAAARIDVRVASRTFSKLTSLPLRFFGQSRVGVLIQHMQQADKIREFLSGKLFFTLLDALALVVFIPVLFFYSVELTFLVLGLSVALGIFLAVVIPVLRRRLLTLYKAEGERQSFLVETIRGMETVKALSLEPTRRRDFENVAARAVSMRFTVGRIGNAATAGVGFLEKVMTLCIPWIGVYLVFDGSLTVGALIAFQMLSGRVTQPLVQIVSLLQEYQEKGLAVRMLAAIMNEPPERTGSGEGVRPRLAGEVVFDAVTFRYGFDATAPAALSNVSVRFPAGRMIGVAGRSGSGKSTLARLIQGLYAPSEGGIRLDGHDMRELDLAHARRQIGVVLQDSFLFTGTVRDNIAMARPAATMDEVVWAARLSGAEEFIRKLPRGYDTDLEENGTNLSGGQKQRLAIARALLTNPRILILDEATSALDAESEAIVQDNMARIGRDRTTIIISHRLSMLAGADAILVLDAGKAADYGTHGELLSRCAIYRDLWNSQNRHVMHMPATN
- the trmFO gene encoding methylenetetrahydrofolate--tRNA-(uracil(54)-C(5))-methyltransferase (FADH(2)-oxidizing) TrmFO — protein: MSIAIIGGGLAGCECALALARAGVASTIFECKPAHFSPAHVSPGLAELVCSNSLRSDEPVTAVGLLKVEMATLGSAVIEAARETAVPAGKALAVDREKFSAAMTARIENEPLVTLTRREIMSLSDPALTGFETVVVAAGPLATDRLATSLCETIGQESLYFYDAIAPIVTTESVDMEQAFWQSRWQEGEGDYCNCPLDEAQYKAFVAELVAARKVPSREFEKELHFEGCLPIEAMAERGERTLAFGPMKPIGLTDPKTGRRPYAVVQLRPENVAKSTLNLVGFQTKLVYGEQERIFRMIPALHAAEFTRLGSIHRNTFVNAPRVLNDRLELLARPGTYLAGQITGVEGYVESAACGLWLGVQLGARLGRGVEIAPPPVVTALGALLGHLRTPAKKFQPSNVNFGLTPPLEERMKKANRKLAYPQRAQQAWDNWFPALPE